The Phormidium sp. PBR-2020 DNA segment TGGGGGAAAGTCGATCGCCGCGATGATAGCGTGCAATTGATTGTCGAGGATGCCGAACCCATCGAACGGGTGCAGATGGTGCTGGTGAAACTCAATCCCGAACAGGCTGGGGATATCCAACAACGTCATCAACTGCGGGATGTGCTGCGGGCCCAGGTTCCCGAAGACAGTAAACCCAAAGTTCCAGTGATTGGCGTGATTGCAGCGGGCCATCAGCGTCAACTGGTGCGGCTGGGCCATCAGTTCCAGGTGATGGATTGTGATCAGGCGGTGGCGGCCCTGAATCGGGCTGGCTATCCCGCTCGCCGCCATTCTTTGGCGAAAGGATAGGGGATGTCTTCCCACCTTGGATGTGAGGCGATTCCAGTCAGCATTCTGATCCCCTCTCAACTCATACGAATAATAAACCTGATACCATAGCAAATTACTGTGGTTGGATAGGGTTGGGTTTGAACACTATCAAGTCCCCGCTGCGTTCACCATTTGATTTTAAGGAGGAACAGTCATTGTCTCGCCGTTATTTGTTTACCTCGGAGTCCGTCACTGAAGGACATCCTGATAAAATTTGCGATCGCATCTCCGATTCCATCCTCGATGCATTGCTGGCCCAAGATCCCAAAAGTCGTGTCGCGGCGGAAGTCGTCGTTAACACCGGCTTAGTCCTAATCACTGGAGAAGTCAGTACCCAGGCTAAAGTTGATTACGTCAAACTGGCCCGGGAAAAAATCGCTGAAATTGGCTATACCGACGCGGAAAACGGCTTTTCTGCCAATAGCTGCTCGGTCTTAGTGGCTCTGGATGAACAATCCCCCGATATCGCCCAGGGGGTCGATGCGGCCCAAGAACGGCGCGAACAGGCGAGTGATGCGGAACTCGATGCTGTCGGTGCTGGTGATCAGGGCCTGATGTTCGGCTTCGCCTGCAACGAAACCCCAGAACTGATGCCCCTCCCCATCAGTTTAGCCCACCGTCTCTCCCGGAGATTGACCCAAGTTCGCAAATCCGGCGACTTACCCTATCTCCGTCCCGATGGTAAAACCCAAGTCACGGTGATTTATGAAGATGGTAAACCCGTGGGGATTGACACGATCCTGATTTCGACGCAACATACCGCCAGTATTGACGGGATTAGCGACGAGAAAGCGGTGCGCGATCGCATCCAACAAGACCTTTGGACTCACGTGGTGCAACCGGTCTTTGGCGAAATGACCGTTCAACCCGACGACAAGACCCGTTTTCTGGTCAACCCCACCGGTAAATTTGTCATTGGCGGTCCCCAAGGAGACTCGGGACTCACCGGACGTAAAATCATCGTCGATACCTACGGCGGTTACTCCCGTCACGGCGGTGGTGCGTTTTCCGGCAAAGATCCCACCAAAGTCGATCGCTCCGCCGCCTACGCCTGCCGCTACATTGCTAAAAACATTGTCGCCGCTGGCTTTGCCGAAAAATGCGAAGTTCAGGTGAGTTATGCTATCGGCGTGGCCCAGCCAACCAGTATTTTTATCGAAACCTTTGGTACTGGCAAAGTCGATGAAGAGAAACTGTTGGCCGTCGTCAACGATATCTTTGAACTGCGTCCGGCGGGAATTATCCAGACTTTCAACCTCTCCCGTCTCCCTAGCGAACGTGGAGGACGCTTCTTCCAAGAGACGGCCGCCTATGGTCACATGGGACGGACTGACTTAGACCTCCCTTGGGAACAGACCGATAAAGTCGAGGCCCTGAAAGCCGCTCTGACTCCCGCCGTGTCTGCGGGACGCTAAGAGCGGGACATATCTAGGGGCGATCGCGATCGCCCCCAAAACGGTAGTCTATGGCATTGATGGATAGAGGCAAATCGTCTATGGTAAGGGCGAATCGCCATTGCCCTATCCATCCTGCAAGCCTTATGACTGCTACTGTACAGAACGTTAACTGGGACAAACTTCAAAACGGGTCAGACATTCGCGGCGTTGCCCTTCCTGGCATCCCTGACGAACCCGTGAACCTCACCCCAGATATTGCCCAAACCCTTGGCAAAGCCTTTGTCCGCTGGCTGAGCGAAACCCTAAACAAACCCGCCACGGACCTCACCATCAGTCTCGGGCGAGACAGCCGCCTCTCGGGCCCCGACTTAATGGCCGCCACCACCACCGCCATCAGCAGTCTCGGCTGTCGCGTCTATGACTTCGGTTTAGCCTCCACCCCCGCCATGTTCATGAGTACCGTCAGCCCCGACTTCAACTGTGACGGGGCCATCATGCTCACCGCCAGCCATTTACCCTTCAACCGCAATGGCTTCAAATTCTTTACCGGCGAAGGCGGCTTAGGAAAACAAGATATTACCGCCATTCTCAAGTTTGCCGCTCATCAAGACTTCCCAGAAGCCTCCGAGGGAGGAACCGTTGAACCTCATGATTTCATGGGAGTTTATGCCGAAGGTTTAGTGAAGGTCGTCCGTGAGGGAGTCAATCATCCGCAACAGTTTGAACAGCCCTTAAAGGGACTTCATATTATTGTGGATGCCGGAAATGGTGCAGGAGGCTTTTACTGCGATCGCGTCCTCAAACCCCTCGGGGCAGACACCAGTGGCAGCCAATTTTTAGACCCCGACGGCACCTTTCCCAACCATGTCCCCAATCCAGAAAATGAAGCGGCCATGGCAGCAATTTCTGAGGCGGTCTTAGCCCAAAACGCTGACTTTGGCATCATCTTTGATACCGACGTCGATCGCGGGGCCGCCGTTGACCCCCAAGGGCAAGAACTCAACCGCAATCGCCTCATCGCCTTAATTTCCGCCGTTGTCCTCAAAGAACATCCCGGTTCCACCATTGTCACCGACTCCATCACCTCAGAAGGCTTAACCACCTTCATTGAGCAAGACCTAAATGGCATTCATCATCGCTTCAAACGGGGCTATAAAAATGTCATCAACGAGGCAATGCGCCTAAACAACGAAGGACAAGAATCCTGGTTAGCCATTGAAACCTCCGGTCACGGAGCCATGAAGGAAAACTATTTCCTAGATGATGGCGCGTATTTGATTACCAAGCTCTTGGTTGAATTGGCTAAATTGAAATTAGAAGGCAAAGCCTTATCTGATTTAATTGCCAATTTGCAGGAACCCGAAGAAAGTGCAGAGTTACGCATGAAAATTGGCGTTGAAGACTTCAAATCTTACGGCAACCAAGTCATCGACGCCTTAGAAAAATTTGCCGAGAGTCACGACGGTTGGCAAGTCGTTCCCAAAAACCATGAAGGGGTGCGCGTGAGTTGTCAATCTCCCGAGGAACAAGGCTGGTTCTTGCTGCGGTTATCCCTCCATGACCCCGTGATTCCCCTAAATATCGAGTCCAATGTAGAGGGTGGAGTGAGTCAAATTGCCAAGACGCTTTTGGGCTTCTTACAACAATTTGACAAACTCGATTTGTCAGCCTTCGAGGGCTTTTAATAGTCGCCCTCCCCGTAGGGGCGAACCCTTGTGGTCGCCCTCTTGGGGTCGCCCTCTAACCCCAATCGATAACAGAGAAGTTCTCAGGGCTTAGGCTGGCCGAGTCAACCTGATTAAGAATCGCCAGAGTCTGGTCTCCCTCTTGAATCAAGGCATTCTCTCCCCCTTGAACCCAAGTAATAGACTCCAAAGTTAAGCCCTGAGATAGACCAATGATATCCTCACCCACCGTAAAATCCTGAATCAGGTTTTCACCCCCATCAGGACGCAGGACAAAGACATCCTGACCCTCGCCACCAACGAGGGTATCATTTCCCAACCCCCCGAATAGAATGTCATTCCCCTCTCCCCCCATCAGGAAATTATCGCCAGACCCCCCGACGAGCGTATCACGACCCGCCCCCCCGAGGAGCGTATCATCGCCAGACCCCCCAACGAGCGTATCATCGCCCGCCCCACCGACCATGATGTTATCACCGCGTTGGTTCATGAGGTAGGTTCCCTGGACTCGGTTGCCCCAAATCGTGTCATTCCCATCCCCCCCAAAGACAGCCACAATTTGAGTGTCTTCATCGAGCGTCAGGGGTTGGCCGGCCAGAAAACTGGTAGACTCGCGAGTGAGATCAATCCAACTATCAGACCGTATCGCCGCTGCATTGAGAAGATGCTGTCCTTGACGATTCTCCAGATATCGTCGGTCTGGGTCTGCTAGTCTGCCATATTCTTGAGTATAGATATAGCTCTGATTCGCCATCAACTCATCGCCATAGACCCGTAAATCCCAACGATTCAACGTTCCTAGAGTCGTCCCCTGAGTATTCTCAACCGTGAGAATCCAATCTCCCTCGCTGCTTTCACCCCAATTGAAGGTACTGCTAAACGTAAAGTTAATCCCCTGTTGATAGGAGCGTCCTAAGTTCAACAGATAGGGGCTTAGAGTAAAGGCCGCCGGATTGTCCCGAAACTCCGAGAAGCTTACCTGGCCATTCATTCCAATGTTAAGCTGTTGCAGTTGCGGGCCATTGAAAAGGAGACTCTCCGTTCCGCTTGGGGAGGTCAGGGTGATGATTAAATCTTCAATGGAGTCATGGGAAATATCAATCTCAATCTCGGTATGTTGCAGTTCAACCCCAGCGGGGAGAGTCAGGGTTTGGGAGACGTCACTCAAACCCACTAGGGTAACGGGAACCATTGAGGATTGACTGAGGCTGGCCTCACTCTCCCAGGTTCCGGGACGTGAGCTATTCGGAGGTTGTAACACCATCTGTTGTACCGTCCAAGTTTCCGACAGACGCACCGCAGCATGAGCATCCACCAAACCAAACCCATAGTCATGATTGACATGAAGACCTCCCCCATTCCAATTAATAGCCCCATTAAAGCGCCAATCGGGATGAGTGACGTGATTTTGGCGAGCGGAGTAAGCAAGAATCTCTTGCACATCCCGATAGCCAAGATTCGGGTTAGCTTCTAGCATCAAGGCAACCACCCCGGAGACCATCGGGGCAGCGGCGGAGGTTCCGTCAAAGGTGCTGGTATAATTAAGGTCTGCCAGGTTTGCACGGTTGGAGAGGAAACGTCCCCGGTTAGACCCATAGGGTCCCATCAAATCAGTGGTGACAATCGTCCCAGGACGTCCCTGACTCGAATCTCCATCACCAAAGGCGGACACCAGCAAATTAGACCCTTGATTACTATAGGGGGCGCTCACCCCATGGCCATCAATCGCCGCCACAGCGATGGTGTAACGTGAGTTAACAACATTATTGTAGTTAGCGTGATGCCCCAACTCTTGTCGCTCATTCCCCGCCGCCCAGACAAAAACGGTTCCCATCCCGTCACGACCGGAGATAATTCCTGTCTCAACGGCATCTTCCATCCAGGCGGTGGACTCCTGGTTGGAGTTCCAACTAAACGGATGGTTCGGTCCCCAACTATTATTAGAAATGTCAAAACTGGCTTGGGCTAAGAGTGACTGTTGAGTCACGTTTGGACCAAAAGGTAGGAAAAATGTATTAAACTGAAATCCCGTTATTTCTGAGTTGTAAGCAATTCCCCTTGTTCCTAAGCCATTGGCGGCTCCAGCAATAATCCCAGCCACAGCAGTTCCGTGGCTATCCATCCAAGAAGGGGGTATTCTAAAAGGCAGCAGTTGGGCTTCTCTAAAGTTAGGGCGATAGTTGCTCTGAAGATTCTCATGATTGGCTTGAATCTCTGAGTCAATGATACCAATTCGGACTCCTTTCCCACTATACTCATCCCAAACATTAACGGTATTGGGATTTTCATCAATCAGATTTAAATCAACCCGAGGCGTGCGCCCCCCTTGACCGGTATTGTAAAGGTACCACTGTTGAGGAAAAAGTGGGTCATTCGGTAGTTGCATAGTCACCCCTATATAGTCTAATCTCTCAATTAGAAAAAAGCAGATCAAAAAGGCGGTGCATCAACAGTGCACCGACTGAATTGACAACGGCAAAAGCTTAATTTCCAAGGACAGAAACTAAGGATTTATCGGAGATATTAGGGATAGAGACCACCGACTTACGGACGATTCACGCAGCGAAGGATTTAAGTCAGTGAATATCTCCCCTGCATTGTAATCGGCCCAAAGAGCATCGTCAATGGTCATGAGTGGTTTGATAGGGGTCAACATCTTTGCACCAATAGCACTCGATGTCCTTGTCCTCGCACATCGGAGGGAGGATCAAAACAGATAACCCACCCAAAGGCTAGCTCTAAGGTCTAAGCTTTGGGTGGGTTCGGCTCAGTTAGGGGAGACTCTTACTCCGTCAAGGGTCAGCCTCGGCTAACTGAGTCTTCACGTGAAACTGATCTCCAGGAAACTTTCAGGGGTTAAACTAGCTGAGTCTACATTATTGAGAATAGCCAGCGTATTGTCCCCTTGACGAATCAAAGCGTCACTGCCAGCCTGTGCCAGGGTTAAGGCTTCTAAAGTTAGACCATGGGACAGTCCAATGCGATCGCTCCCCACGCTGAAATCAGTAATTAGTGCTTGTCCTCCATCCGCGCGAATAACGAAAATATCGTTTCCGCCGCCGCCGGTGAGGGTGTCATCCCCGAGATCTCCCGAGAGAATATCATTGCCCTCACCGCCAATGAGAACGTCATTGCCCTGACCTCCAAAGAGAGTATCATCCCCGTCTCCCCCCAGGAGCGTATCATTACCCTCATTGCCAAAAACCAGATTATTGCCCTGATCCGCCGTGATGATATCATCGCCCATACGAGCCGCGATAATATCATTCCCCCGTCCTCCATTCAGACGGTTGTTAGCATCATTGCCCACCAGGGTGTCATGACCATCTCCTGTGAAAGCATCAATAATCAGCGTTTCTCCATCTAGGAGAAGGGGTTGGCCAGCCAGGGTACTCGGGGTTCCAGGATTGAGGTCAAGAAAACTATCAGACCGAATGGCTGCCGCGTTAATGGTGTTGCTGCCTTGGGGATCTCGCAGCACTTGGCGATCAGGGTCGTTGATGGTGCCATACTCCTGGGTATAGATGTAGGTGTTGTCCGTGGTCACCTCATCCCCATACAGGCGCAAATCCCAGCGATTCAGGGTGCCGAGATCCCCGGACTGAGTGTCAGTAATGCTCAACGTCCATTCCCCCTGCCCCGTTTCTGCCCAGTTAAAGCTACTCGAAAAGGTGAAGTCCAGCCCTTTTTGGTAAAACTCCCCGAGTTCGAGAAGCTCAACATTGTCGGTGAAGTCCGCAGGGCTTTTACGAAAATCAGCGAACTCCACAAAATCTTCCCCTAAATTGACTTCTCTCAACCCAGGTCCGTCAAAGAGGGTGCTTTGAGTACCAGCAGGAGAGGTAAGGTTGATGACGAGATTTTCTAGGGCCCCCATGGGAAAGATTTAGATCAAGTTCTGTATAGTTCAGATTGACCTCAACGGGGATCGTGATGCTATCCGTGACGATCCCCACATCTGGGAGGGCCAGGTTAGGGGCTGAGGTTCCAGTAACCACCTGTTCATTGCTGCGAATGCGTTGACCTGTCCAGGTTTCTGCTAAACGGACGGCCCCATGGGCATCGACTAAACCAAAGCCATAGTTAGGATTGACATGGAGTCCGCCCCCATTCCAAGTGGTTGCCCCATTGAACTGCCAAGCGCCATTATTGGGGTCTGTCTGGCGGGAAGAATAGGCGAGGATAGTTTGAACATCTCGGTAACCCAGTTGCGGGTTGGCCTCGAGCATCAGGGCGACTACCCCAGATACCATGGGGGTAGCTGAGGAGGTGCCGTTGAATAGGCGGGTGTAGTTAACGTTTTCTAGGTCTTGAGCACTCTCATCTAAGGGCGGGTTTGCTCCAACGTCTCCCATGACGTCTGTTGTGACAATACTTGCGGGAATATTCCGTTCGTCATCGCCATCTCCAAAGGCAGACACCAATAGGCTGCTTCCAGGATTGCTGTAAGGCGCGTGAATGCCATTGCCATCAATTGCTGCAACGGCGATGGTATGACGGGAGCTTTCAGGACTGCCATAGTCACTACGACCTCCTTCAAGGCGCTCATTGCCACCTGCCCAGACAAAAACCGTTCCTAATCCATTTCGTCCGGTGCTGACTGCCTGTTCCAATGCCTGGACAAATAGGGGATCACTGCCAAAGTTGATCTCGAAGGGATTGAGTCCACCCCAGCTATTGTTAGAAATATCAAAGGCGGCTTGACGGGCAATGATACTTGCATCCTCCTGGGTGACATCGTCTTGACGAAAGCCTGTAATTTTTGAGTTGAAGGCAATCCCCGTTATCCCGATGTTATTGTTGGCAACCCCAGCAATAATGCCGGCTACATTGGTGCCATGGGCATTGCTCGGTTCCAAGGGAGTACCCTCGTCAGGGTTGTAGATGATACCCAGGGGCTGGCTATTGTAGTTCGCGGCGAGGTCTTCGTGGGTTGCATCAATGCCACTGTCAACGATGCCAATGGTCACGCCTCGGCCGCTGTAGTCATCCCAAACATTAAAGGTGTTGGGATCTTCATCGATGAGGTTCAGGTCAATTCGGGGGGTTCGACCGTCTTGACCGGTGTTGTAGAGATACCACTGTAGGCCAAAGAGGGGATCGTTCGGTAATGAGGTCATAGGGTTAGTCGAAATGCTAAATGAACGCAGGACAGTTGAGGCGTCATGGTTCAGACACCTAGGGAATACATGGGTCGGGGATTTCTCCTGGGCAAAGTCCCAAAAAAAAGGAATACCCTAAAAGGTGAGCGTAAATAACTCCCTCACAGGATGACTGGCTTTCTGTGATGTGTCGTTATTTTCAGCCAACTTCTGCCATAATCCTAATCTTTGCGATTGCTGTCGTCAAGACTTTTTTTTTAACAAAATTGAATGAATCTTAACAGGAAAAGCCTTGACAAATAAGTCATTGCTAAACTAACGCTTCAATCTGCTTTTTTTCTGAGCTTCGATGACTCGTTTCTGATAGGGGTCAACA contains these protein-coding regions:
- the metK gene encoding methionine adenosyltransferase; translation: MSRRYLFTSESVTEGHPDKICDRISDSILDALLAQDPKSRVAAEVVVNTGLVLITGEVSTQAKVDYVKLAREKIAEIGYTDAENGFSANSCSVLVALDEQSPDIAQGVDAAQERREQASDAELDAVGAGDQGLMFGFACNETPELMPLPISLAHRLSRRLTQVRKSGDLPYLRPDGKTQVTVIYEDGKPVGIDTILISTQHTASIDGISDEKAVRDRIQQDLWTHVVQPVFGEMTVQPDDKTRFLVNPTGKFVIGGPQGDSGLTGRKIIVDTYGGYSRHGGGAFSGKDPTKVDRSAAYACRYIAKNIVAAGFAEKCEVQVSYAIGVAQPTSIFIETFGTGKVDEEKLLAVVNDIFELRPAGIIQTFNLSRLPSERGGRFFQETAAYGHMGRTDLDLPWEQTDKVEALKAALTPAVSAGR
- a CDS encoding phosphomannomutase/phosphoglucomutase, with the translated sequence MTATVQNVNWDKLQNGSDIRGVALPGIPDEPVNLTPDIAQTLGKAFVRWLSETLNKPATDLTISLGRDSRLSGPDLMAATTTAISSLGCRVYDFGLASTPAMFMSTVSPDFNCDGAIMLTASHLPFNRNGFKFFTGEGGLGKQDITAILKFAAHQDFPEASEGGTVEPHDFMGVYAEGLVKVVREGVNHPQQFEQPLKGLHIIVDAGNGAGGFYCDRVLKPLGADTSGSQFLDPDGTFPNHVPNPENEAAMAAISEAVLAQNADFGIIFDTDVDRGAAVDPQGQELNRNRLIALISAVVLKEHPGSTIVTDSITSEGLTTFIEQDLNGIHHRFKRGYKNVINEAMRLNNEGQESWLAIETSGHGAMKENYFLDDGAYLITKLLVELAKLKLEGKALSDLIANLQEPEESAELRMKIGVEDFKSYGNQVIDALEKFAESHDGWQVVPKNHEGVRVSCQSPEEQGWFLLRLSLHDPVIPLNIESNVEGGVSQIAKTLLGFLQQFDKLDLSAFEGF
- a CDS encoding S8 family serine peptidase; amino-acid sequence: MQLPNDPLFPQQWYLYNTGQGGRTPRVDLNLIDENPNTVNVWDEYSGKGVRIGIIDSEIQANHENLQSNYRPNFREAQLLPFRIPPSWMDSHGTAVAGIIAGAANGLGTRGIAYNSEITGFQFNTFFLPFGPNVTQQSLLAQASFDISNNSWGPNHPFSWNSNQESTAWMEDAVETGIISGRDGMGTVFVWAAGNERQELGHHANYNNVVNSRYTIAVAAIDGHGVSAPYSNQGSNLLVSAFGDGDSSQGRPGTIVTTDLMGPYGSNRGRFLSNRANLADLNYTSTFDGTSAAAPMVSGVVALMLEANPNLGYRDVQEILAYSARQNHVTHPDWRFNGAINWNGGGLHVNHDYGFGLVDAHAAVRLSETWTVQQMVLQPPNSSRPGTWESEASLSQSSMVPVTLVGLSDVSQTLTLPAGVELQHTEIEIDISHDSIEDLIITLTSPSGTESLLFNGPQLQQLNIGMNGQVSFSEFRDNPAAFTLSPYLLNLGRSYQQGINFTFSSTFNWGESSEGDWILTVENTQGTTLGTLNRWDLRVYGDELMANQSYIYTQEYGRLADPDRRYLENRQGQHLLNAAAIRSDSWIDLTRESTSFLAGQPLTLDEDTQIVAVFGGDGNDTIWGNRVQGTYLMNQRGDNIMVGGAGDDTLVGGSGDDTLLGGAGRDTLVGGSGDNFLMGGEGNDILFGGLGNDTLVGGEGQDVFVLRPDGGENLIQDFTVGEDIIGLSQGLTLESITWVQGGENALIQEGDQTLAILNQVDSASLSPENFSVIDWG
- a CDS encoding S8 family serine peptidase — its product is MTSLPNDPLFGLQWYLYNTGQDGRTPRIDLNLIDEDPNTFNVWDDYSGRGVTIGIVDSGIDATHEDLAANYNSQPLGIIYNPDEGTPLEPSNAHGTNVAGIIAGVANNNIGITGIAFNSKITGFRQDDVTQEDASIIARQAAFDISNNSWGGLNPFEINFGSDPLFVQALEQAVSTGRNGLGTVFVWAGGNERLEGGRSDYGSPESSRHTIAVAAIDGNGIHAPYSNPGSSLLVSAFGDGDDERNIPASIVTTDVMGDVGANPPLDESAQDLENVNYTRLFNGTSSATPMVSGVVALMLEANPQLGYRDVQTILAYSSRQTDPNNGAWQFNGATTWNGGGLHVNPNYGFGLVDAHGAVRLAETWTGQRIRSNEQVVTGTSAPNLALPDVGIVTDSITIPVEVNLNYTELDLNLSHGGPRKSRHQPYLSCWYSKHPL